One genomic window of Glycine max cultivar Williams 82 chromosome 16, Glycine_max_v4.0, whole genome shotgun sequence includes the following:
- the LOC100795233 gene encoding TMV resistance protein N isoform X4, which translates to METENSHKPLFKILMAVRSFSYDVFLSFRGEDTRYCFTGNLYNVLRERGIHTFIDDDELQKGDQITSALQEAIEKSKIFIIVLSENYASSSFCLNELTHILNFTKGKNDLLVLPVFYIVDPSDVRHHRGSFGEALANHEKKLNSTNMENLETWKIALHQVSNISGYHFQHDGDKYEYKFIKEIVELVSNKFNRDLLHVSDALVGLESPVLEVKSLMDVGSDDVVQMVGIHGLGGVGKTTLAVAVYNSIADHFEASCFLENVRETSNKKGLQHLQSILLSKTVGEKKIKLTNWREGIHIIKRKLKEKKVLLILDDVDEQKQLQAIIGSPDWFGGGSRVIITTRDEHLLALHNVKITYKVRELNEKHALQLLSQKAFELEKEVDPSYHDILNRAVAYASGLPLALEVIGSNLFEKSIEEWESALNGYERIPDKSIYMILKVSYDALNEDEKSIFLDIACCFKDYELGELQDILYAHYGRCMKYHIGVLVKKSLINIHWWGKLMRLHDLIEDMGKEIVRRESPTEPGKRSRLWSHEDINQVLHENKRLVNLTSLILDECDSLTEIPDVSCLSNLENLSFRGCPNLFTIHHSVGLLEKLKILDAEFCPELKSFPPLKLTSLEWLELSYCFSLESFPEILGKMENITELHLIECPITKLPPSFRNLTRLQVLRLGPETAPLMDFDAATLISNICMMPELYDISASSLQWKLLPDDVLKLTSVVCSSIQSLSLELSDELLPLFLSCFVNVRNLNLSWSKFTVIPECIKECRFLTTLTLDYCDRLQEIRGIPPNLKEFSALGCLALTSSSIGMILNQELHEVDFSLPILKIPEWFECQSREPWRIFDYHSYVCEDSWDECGIHVLKE; encoded by the exons ATGGAGACCGAAAACTCACACAAACCTTTATTCAAAATTCTGATGGCTGTGCGATCATTCTCTTACGATGTGTTCCTCAGCTTCCGAGGGGAAGATACTCGTTATTGTTTCACTGGCAATCTCTACAATGTCCTTCGCGAAAGGGGAATTCACACCTTCATTGATGACGACGAGCTCCAGAAAGGGGACCAAATCACGTCAGCACTTCAGGAAGCAATTGAGAAGTCCAAGATTTTCATCATCGTGCTCTCTGAAAACTACGCATCTTCCTCCTTTTGCTTAAACGAACTCACTCACATCCTTAACTTTACTAAGGGGAAGAATGATCTGTTGGTTTTGCCAGTTTTTTATATAGTGGATCCTTCAGATGTCCGACACCACAGAGGTAGTTTTGGAGAAGCACTGGCTAATCATGAAAAGAAGTTGAATTCTACTAACATGGAGAACCTTGAGACATGGAAGATCGCTCTGCACCAAGTTTCTAACATTTCTGGCTATCATTTCCAACATGATGG gGACAAATATGAATACAAGTTTATTAAGGAGATAGTTGAATTGGTGTCTAACAAGTTTAATCGTGATCTTTTACATGTTTCGGATGCCCTGGTTGGGCTAGAGTCACCGGTGCTAGAAGTAAAGTCACTTATGGATGTTGGATCTGATGATGTCGTCCAAATGGTGGGGATCCATGGACTTGGCGGAGTGGGTAAAACAACACTTGCTGTCGCAGTCTATAATTCCATTGCTGACCATTTTGAAGCCTCTTGCTTTCTTGAAAATGTGAGAGAAACTTCCAACAAAAAGGGATTACAACATCTCCAAAGCATCCTTCTTTCTAAAACAGTTGGAGAGAAGAAAATTAAGTTAACAAATTGGAGAGAAGGAATTCACATAATAAAGCGTAAGCTCAAGGAAAAGAAGGTTCTTTTGATTCTAGATGATGTTGACGAACAAAAACAGTTACAAGCAATTATTGGCAGCCCTGATTGGTTTGGTGGTGGAAGTAGAGTCATCATCACCACTCGAGATGAACATTTGTTAGCACTTCACAAtgttaaaataacatataaGGTGAGAGAGTTGAATGAGAAACATGCTCTTCAATTACTTAGTCAGAAGGCTTTTGAATTGGAAAAAGAAGTTGATCCAAGTTACCATGATATTTTGAATCGAGCGGTAGCTTATGCTTCAGGCCTTCCGTTGGCTTTAGAAGTGATAGGTTCCAACTTATTTGAAAAAAGTATAGAAGAATGGGAATCTGCTCTAAATGGATATGAAAGAATTCCTGATAAAAGCATCTATATGATACTTAAAGTAAGCTATGATGCTTTGAATGAAGATGAGAAAAGTATTTTTCTTGACATTGCTTGTTGCTTCAAAGATTATGAATTGGGAGAGCTCCAAGATATACTTTATGCTCATTATGGTCGTTGTATGAAATATCATATTGGGGTGTTGGTTAAAAAATCTCTCATAAACATTCATTGGTGGGGTAAGCTCATGAGATTACATGACTTGATAGAAGACATGGGTAAAGAAATTGTCCGAAGAGAATCACCAACAGAGCCTGGGAAACGTAGCAGGTTATGGTCCCATGAGGATATAAATCAAGTTTTACACGAAAATAAG AGGCTCGTGAATTTGACAAGTTTAATTTTGGACGAGTGTGATAGTTTAACAGAGATACCAGATGTATCTTGTCTCTCAAATTTGGAAAATTTGTCATTTAGAGGGTGTCCGAATTTATTTACAATTCACCATTCAGTTGGTTTATTGGAAAAGCTTAAAATCTTGGATGCTGAATTTTGCCCAGAGCTTAAGAGTTTTCCACCGTTGAAGTTGACCTCTCTCGAATGGCTTGAACTTTCGTATTGTTTCAGTCTCGAGAGTTTTCCTGAAATATTaggaaaaatggaaaatataaCAGAACTTCACTTGATTGAATGTCCCATAACAAAACTCCCACCTTCATTTCGAAATCTTACTCGGCTTCAAGTGTTGAGACTGGGACCCGAAACTGCTCCGTTAATGGACTTTGATGCTGCCACCCTCATTTCGAACATCTGCATGATGCCAGAACTATATGATATTTCAGCTAGCAGTTTGCAATGGAAGCTATTGCCTGACGATGTTTTGAAATTGACCTCAGTTGTGTGTTCAAGCATTCAATCTCTTTCTTTGGAACTGTCAGATGAGCTTCTTCCGCTATTTCTCTCATGTTTTGTAAACGTGAGAAATTTAAATCTATCATGGAGTAAATTCACAGTTATTCCCGAATGCATCAAAGAATGCCGCTTTTTAACTACCCTTACTTTGGATTATTGCGATCGTCTCCAAGAAATTAGAGGGATTCCTCCAAACTTGAAAGAATTCTCTGCATTAGGATGCCTAGCTTTGACTTCCTCAAGCATAGGCATGATACTGAATCAG GAACTGCACGAGGTCGACTTTAGTTTACCAATACTAAAGATTCCAGAGTGGTTTGAGTGCCAGAGTCGGGAACCATGGAGGATATTCGATTATCACTCATATGTATGTGAAGATTCTTGGGACGAATGCGGAATCCATGTATTGAAAGAGTAA
- the LOC100795233 gene encoding TMV resistance protein N: MAVRSFSYDVFLSFRGEDTRYCFTGNLYNVLRERGIHTFIDDDELQKGDQITSALQEAIEKSKIFIIVLSENYASSSFCLNELTHILNFTKGKNDLLVLPVFYIVDPSDVRHHRGSFGEALANHEKKLNSTNMENLETWKIALHQVSNISGYHFQHDGDKYEYKFIKEIVELVSNKFNRDLLHVSDALVGLESPVLEVKSLMDVGSDDVVQMVGIHGLGGVGKTTLAVAVYNSIADHFEASCFLENVRETSNKKGLQHLQSILLSKTVGEKKIKLTNWREGIHIIKRKLKEKKVLLILDDVDEQKQLQAIIGSPDWFGGGSRVIITTRDEHLLALHNVKITYKVRELNEKHALQLLSQKAFELEKEVDPSYHDILNRAVAYASGLPLALEVIGSNLFEKSIEEWESALNGYERIPDKSIYMILKVSYDALNEDEKSIFLDIACCFKDYELGELQDILYAHYGRCMKYHIGVLVKKSLINIHWWGKLMRLHDLIEDMGKEIVRRESPTEPGKRSRLWSHEDINQVLHENKGTRKIEIICMNSSSFGEEVEWDGDAFKKMKNLKTLIIKSDCFSKGPKHLPNTLRVLEWWRCPSQDWPHNFNPKQLAICKLPDSSFTSLGLAPLFEKRLVNLTSLILDECDSLTEIPDVSCLSNLENLSFRGCPNLFTIHHSVGLLEKLKILDAEFCPELKSFPPLKLTSLEWLELSYCFSLESFPEILGKMENITELHLIECPITKLPPSFRNLTRLQVLRLGPETAPLMDFDAATLISNICMMPELYDISASSLQWKLLPDDVLKLTSVVCSSIQSLSLELSDELLPLFLSCFVNVRNLNLSWSKFTVIPECIKECRFLTTLTLDYCDRLQEIRGIPPNLKEFSALGCLALTSSSIGMILNQELHEVDFSLPILKIPEWFECQSREPWRIFDYHSYVCEDSWDECGIHVLKE, from the exons ATGGCTGTGCGATCATTCTCTTACGATGTGTTCCTCAGCTTCCGAGGGGAAGATACTCGTTATTGTTTCACTGGCAATCTCTACAATGTCCTTCGCGAAAGGGGAATTCACACCTTCATTGATGACGACGAGCTCCAGAAAGGGGACCAAATCACGTCAGCACTTCAGGAAGCAATTGAGAAGTCCAAGATTTTCATCATCGTGCTCTCTGAAAACTACGCATCTTCCTCCTTTTGCTTAAACGAACTCACTCACATCCTTAACTTTACTAAGGGGAAGAATGATCTGTTGGTTTTGCCAGTTTTTTATATAGTGGATCCTTCAGATGTCCGACACCACAGAGGTAGTTTTGGAGAAGCACTGGCTAATCATGAAAAGAAGTTGAATTCTACTAACATGGAGAACCTTGAGACATGGAAGATCGCTCTGCACCAAGTTTCTAACATTTCTGGCTATCATTTCCAACATGATGG gGACAAATATGAATACAAGTTTATTAAGGAGATAGTTGAATTGGTGTCTAACAAGTTTAATCGTGATCTTTTACATGTTTCGGATGCCCTGGTTGGGCTAGAGTCACCGGTGCTAGAAGTAAAGTCACTTATGGATGTTGGATCTGATGATGTCGTCCAAATGGTGGGGATCCATGGACTTGGCGGAGTGGGTAAAACAACACTTGCTGTCGCAGTCTATAATTCCATTGCTGACCATTTTGAAGCCTCTTGCTTTCTTGAAAATGTGAGAGAAACTTCCAACAAAAAGGGATTACAACATCTCCAAAGCATCCTTCTTTCTAAAACAGTTGGAGAGAAGAAAATTAAGTTAACAAATTGGAGAGAAGGAATTCACATAATAAAGCGTAAGCTCAAGGAAAAGAAGGTTCTTTTGATTCTAGATGATGTTGACGAACAAAAACAGTTACAAGCAATTATTGGCAGCCCTGATTGGTTTGGTGGTGGAAGTAGAGTCATCATCACCACTCGAGATGAACATTTGTTAGCACTTCACAAtgttaaaataacatataaGGTGAGAGAGTTGAATGAGAAACATGCTCTTCAATTACTTAGTCAGAAGGCTTTTGAATTGGAAAAAGAAGTTGATCCAAGTTACCATGATATTTTGAATCGAGCGGTAGCTTATGCTTCAGGCCTTCCGTTGGCTTTAGAAGTGATAGGTTCCAACTTATTTGAAAAAAGTATAGAAGAATGGGAATCTGCTCTAAATGGATATGAAAGAATTCCTGATAAAAGCATCTATATGATACTTAAAGTAAGCTATGATGCTTTGAATGAAGATGAGAAAAGTATTTTTCTTGACATTGCTTGTTGCTTCAAAGATTATGAATTGGGAGAGCTCCAAGATATACTTTATGCTCATTATGGTCGTTGTATGAAATATCATATTGGGGTGTTGGTTAAAAAATCTCTCATAAACATTCATTGGTGGGGTAAGCTCATGAGATTACATGACTTGATAGAAGACATGGGTAAAGAAATTGTCCGAAGAGAATCACCAACAGAGCCTGGGAAACGTAGCAGGTTATGGTCCCATGAGGATATAAATCAAGTTTTACACGAAAATAAG GGGACTAGAAAGATTGAAATCATATGTATGAATTCTTCCTCATTTGGAGAAGAAGTAGAATGGGATGGAGATGCCTTCAAGAAGATGAAAAATCTCAAAACACTAATTATCAAGAGTGATTGTTTTTCCAAAGGTCCCAAACATCTTCCTAATACTTTAAGAGTATTGGAATGGTGGAGATGTCCTTCACAGGATTGGCCACATAATTTTAACCCAAAGCAACTTGCTATATGCAAGTTACCCGATAGTAGCTTTACATCACTCGGGTTGGCCCCATTATTTGAAAAG AGGCTCGTGAATTTGACAAGTTTAATTTTGGACGAGTGTGATAGTTTAACAGAGATACCAGATGTATCTTGTCTCTCAAATTTGGAAAATTTGTCATTTAGAGGGTGTCCGAATTTATTTACAATTCACCATTCAGTTGGTTTATTGGAAAAGCTTAAAATCTTGGATGCTGAATTTTGCCCAGAGCTTAAGAGTTTTCCACCGTTGAAGTTGACCTCTCTCGAATGGCTTGAACTTTCGTATTGTTTCAGTCTCGAGAGTTTTCCTGAAATATTaggaaaaatggaaaatataaCAGAACTTCACTTGATTGAATGTCCCATAACAAAACTCCCACCTTCATTTCGAAATCTTACTCGGCTTCAAGTGTTGAGACTGGGACCCGAAACTGCTCCGTTAATGGACTTTGATGCTGCCACCCTCATTTCGAACATCTGCATGATGCCAGAACTATATGATATTTCAGCTAGCAGTTTGCAATGGAAGCTATTGCCTGACGATGTTTTGAAATTGACCTCAGTTGTGTGTTCAAGCATTCAATCTCTTTCTTTGGAACTGTCAGATGAGCTTCTTCCGCTATTTCTCTCATGTTTTGTAAACGTGAGAAATTTAAATCTATCATGGAGTAAATTCACAGTTATTCCCGAATGCATCAAAGAATGCCGCTTTTTAACTACCCTTACTTTGGATTATTGCGATCGTCTCCAAGAAATTAGAGGGATTCCTCCAAACTTGAAAGAATTCTCTGCATTAGGATGCCTAGCTTTGACTTCCTCAAGCATAGGCATGATACTGAATCAG GAACTGCACGAGGTCGACTTTAGTTTACCAATACTAAAGATTCCAGAGTGGTTTGAGTGCCAGAGTCGGGAACCATGGAGGATATTCGATTATCACTCATATGTATGTGAAGATTCTTGGGACGAATGCGGAATCCATGTATTGAAAGAGTAA